From the genome of Eucalyptus grandis isolate ANBG69807.140 chromosome 2, ASM1654582v1, whole genome shotgun sequence, one region includes:
- the LOC104434351 gene encoding formin-like protein 20, with product MALFRRFFYRKPPDRLLEISERVYVFDCCFSTDVLEEDEYKVYMGGIVAQLQDYFPDASFMVFNFREGEKRSQISDFLSNYDMTVMDYPRQYEGCPLLPLEMIHHFLKSSESWLSLEGQQNVLLMHCERGGWPVLAFMLAGLLLYRKQYNGEQKTLEMVYKQAPKELLHLLSPLNPQPSQLRYLQYISRRNMGSDWPPSDTPLLLDCLILRHLPLFDGGKGCRPVVRLYGQDPSTPANRSSKLLFSSSDMKKHARLYLQAESVLVKIDIQCRVQGDVVLECIHLDEDLVREEMMLRVVFHTAFVRSNILVLNRDEVDAMWDAKDQFPKEFKAEVLFVDADADVPNPTSEDGNEAESTSPEEFFEVEEIFSNAVDAQEGKGESNVSTLQGKPDDGDVKEVGKEDVDAHSFQDCASDDGNLRNNVKAHSGYDAVKDIVVDDVKYKDDQGMDPGLHMVKDIGIDNGNIKLDSTALEDEGPRNIGGLHDKNEEFENGFGIEDPPTRKKAESRSLQQKSTDVGTQKAEKSMLPTSKKLPSNHAKTSSDSIASKQKIKQQESQGTNGRQAKPNTITRWIPPNKGSHANSMHVSYPPSRYNSAPPVLAVSSKESSTGAKKSHLSPAAPAIETHKSSPPCTEQSTQEDSPDTTPQPSPQEKVTAPPPPPPSPPPPPPPTPPPPPPPPTTSSCICPHLHLLHRHLRHVEPHPLRPLFHHVSSTSPSASPSRGAPPAPPPPPPREPHLRLRHRLPHHMEHHLRHRLPFTWSTASTTASPSRGAPPLPPPPPSRGAPPPPPPPPGIRNPPPPPPPSRGAPPPPPPPLRGAPPPPPPPLGRAPPPPPPPLSGGAVPPPPPMRGAPLPPPVPGARAPGPPAAPRPPGGAPPPPPPFGAKNAATDGRNLPAGRGRGLPRPPGSAATAPRRSSLKPLHWSKVTRALQGSLWDELQRFGESQMVSEFDVSELESLFSTAVPKPADSGGKSGGRRKSMGSKTDKVHLIDLRRANNTEIMLTKVKMPLPDMMAAVLAMDESVLDVDQVENLIKFCPTKEEMELLKGYTGDKDNLGKCEQYFLELMKVPRVESKLRVFSFKIQFGSQISEFRKNLNTVNSACDEVRSSSKLKEIMKRILFLGNMLNQGTARGSAIGFKLDSLLKLSDTRATNNKMTLMHFLCKKLADRSPELLDFHQNLVSLEIASKIQLKSLAEEMQAIIKGLEKVKQELGASENDGPVSDIFRKTLKEFIGVAEAEVTSLTNLYSIVGRNADALALYFNEDPARCPFEQVTATLLNFVKMFRRAHEENCKQAELEKKKADKEAEMEKAKGISLTKKGVNS from the exons ATGGCGCTGTTCAGACGGTTCTTCTACCGGAAGCCGCCGGATAGGCTTCTGGAGATCTCCGAGAGGGTCTACG TTTTCGATTGTTGCTTCTCAACGGATGTCTTGGAAGAAGATGAGTACAAGGTCTACATGGGTGGCATTGTAGCACAGCTTCAGGATTACTTTCCTGATGCTTCTTTCATGGTCTTCAACTTTAGAGAAGGGGAGAAGCGGAGTCAAATCTCAGACTTCTTGTCTAATTATGACATGACAGTGATGGACTATCCTCGGCAGTACGAGGGTTGTCCCCTGCTGCCACTTGAAATGATACACCACTTCCTTAAATCTAGTGAAAGCTGGTTGTCATTGGAAGGGCAACAAAATGTGCTTTTGATGCACTGTGAAAGGGGAGGTTGGCCTGTGCTCGCGTTCATGCTTGCTGGTCTCCTTTTATACCGTAAACAGTATAATGGGGAGCAGAAGACTCTTGAAATGGTCTACAAGCAAGCTCCTAAGGagcttcttcatcttttgtctCCTTTAAATCCACAGCCTTCGCAGTTGAGATATCTGCAGTACATCTCCAGGAGAAACATGGGTTCAGATTGGCCTCCTTCTGATACGCCTTTACTTTTGGATTGCCTAATTCTTAGACACCTTCCTCTTTTTGATGGAGGCAAAGGTTGTAGGCCAGTTGTTCGTCTGTATGGTCAGGACCCTTCAACACCAGCCAATAGAAGCTCTAAGCTTCTCTTTTCAAGTTCTGATATGAAAAAGCATGCCCGACTTTATTTACAG GCAGAAAGTGTACTGGTCAAAATTGATATTCAATGCCGTGTCCAAGGTGACGTTGTTCTCGAGTGTATCCACCTGGACGAGGATCTAGTTCGAGAAGAGATGATGCTTAGAGTTGTCTTTCACACAGCCTTTGTACGGTCAAATATATTGGTGCTGAATCGCGATGAAGTTGATGCTATGTGGGATGCCAAGGATCAGTTCCCAAAAGAATTTAAGGCGGAG GTACTCTTTGTGGATGCTGATGCGGATGTCCCTAATCCCACCTCAGAAGATGGAAATGAGGCTGAAAGTACTTCACCTGAGGAGTTCTTTGAGGTCGAAGAGATATTCAGTAATGCGGTAGATGCACAAGAAGGGAAGGGGGAGAGCAATGTAAGTACTTTGCAAGGCAAACCTGATGATGGTGATGTAAAAGAAGTAGGAAAGGAGGACGTGGATGCTCATTCATTTCAAGATTGTGCATCGGATGATGGAAACCTCAGAAATAATGTGAAGGCTCATTCCGGATATGATGCTGTAAAAGACATAGTCGTAGATGATGTGAAGTACAAGGATGATCAGGGTATGGATCCTGGTCTCCACATGGTGAAGGACATAGGCATAGATAATGGGAATATTAAGTTGGATTCCACAGCATTGGAAGATGAAGGACCAAGAAATATAGGTGGTTTGCATGACAAAAATGAAGAGTTCGAAAATGGATTTGGGATAGAAGACCCCCCTACACGTAAGAAGGCAGAGTCCAGATCCTTACAGCAAAAGTCGACTGATGTGGGTACACAAAAGGCTGAGAAGTCCATGCTACCTACTTCAAAGAAGCTGCCGTCGAATCATGCTAAGACATCTTCAGATTCAATTGCTTCAAAACAGAAGATAAAACAGCAAGAATCCCAGGGCACTAATGGGAGACAAGCAAAGCCCAACACAATAACTAGGTGGATCCCTCCCAATAAAGGTTCTCACGCCAATTCAATGCACGTATCGTATCCACCTTCTAGATATAATAGTGCACCACCTGTTCTTGCAGTTTCTTCAAAAGAGTCTAGTACAGGTGCCAAAAAGTCCCATCTATCTCCAGCTGCCCCTGCGATAGAGACTCACAAATCTTCCCCTCCATGTACAGAACAATCAACGCAAGAGGATTCTCCAGATACGACTCCACAGCCCAGCCCACAGGAAAAGGTGACTGCTCCACCTCCGCCACCTCcgtctccacctcctcctcctccccctacACCACCTCCCCCACCTCCTCCCCCAACCACCTCCTC ATGCATATGCccccacctccacctcctccaccgCCACCTCCGGCACGTGGAGCCCCACCCCCTCCGCCCCCTCTTCCATCACGTGAGCTCCACCTCCCCCTCCGCTTCCCCATCACGTGGAGCCCCACCTGCccctccacctcctccaccaCGTGAGccccacctccgcctccgccaccgcctccccCATCATATGGAGCAccacctccgccaccgcctccccTTTACGTGGAGCACCGCCTCCACCACCGCCTCCCCTTCACGTGGAGCACCACCTCTGCCACCGCCTCCCCCTTCACGTGgagcacctcctcctcctccaccacctccaGGAATTAGAAACCCACCTCCACCTCCCCCACCTTCTCGAGGTGCTCCACCGCCCCCTCCTCCACCACTGCGAGGagctccaccaccacctccaccgccTTTGGGCagagcaccaccaccaccacctccaccacttTCTGGTGGAGCTGTCCCTCCACCTCCTCCAATGCGTGGAGCCCCACTACCACCACCAGTTCCAGGAGCTCGTGCTCCAGGCCCTCCTGCTGCGCCAAGGCCTCCAGGCGGTGCAccccctccacctccacctttTGGGGCAAAAAATGCTGCAACTGATGGCAGAAATTTGCCTGCTGGAAGAGGGCGTGGCCTACCACGCCCTCCTGGTTCAGCTGCCACAGCACCTCGCCGATCTTCTTTGAAGCCATTGCATTGGAGCAAAGTGACACGGGCACTCCAAGGAAGCTTATGGGACGAGCTGCAAAGATTCGGGGAATCTCAGAT GGTGTCCGAGTTTGATGTCTCAGAGCTGGAGAGCCTTTTTTCTACAGCCGTACCAAAACCAGCTGACTCAGGAGGTAAATCGGGAGGGCGGCGAAAATCGATGGGATCTAAAACTGACAAAGTCCACCTG ATTGACCTGAGAAGGGCGAATAATACAGAGATTATGCTCACAAAAGTTAAGATGCCCCTTCCTGACATGATG gCTGCTGTGCTGGCAATGGATGAGTCGGTATTAGATGTTGATCAGGTGGAAAACCTCATAAAATTCTGCCCTACAAAAGAGGAGATGGAACTTCTGAAG GGCTATACCGGTGATAAGGATAACCTTGGAAAGTGTGAACAG TATTTTTTGGAGCTAATGAAAGTGCCTAGGGTGGAGTCAAAATTACgagtattttctttcaaaatacaGTTCGGCTCTCAG ATTTCCGAATTTAGAAAGAACCTAAACACTGTGAACTCTGCATGTGACGAG GTCCGTAGTTCCTCCAAGCTGAAGGAGATTATGAAGAGAATTCTCTTCTTGGGGAACATGCTGAACCAAGGGACTGCAAGAG GATCTGCAATCGGATTTAAGTTGGATAGTTTGTTAAAACTTTCTGATACACGTGCTACTAATAACAAGATGACTCTCATGCATTTTCTCTGTAAG AAACTTGCTGACCGCTCGCCAGAACTTCTTGATTTTCATCAGAATCTTGTTAGCTTGGAAATTGCGTCAAAG ATACAACTGAAATCTTTAGCTGAAGAGATGCAAGCTATTATTAAAGGATTAGAGAAGGTAAAGCAGGAACTGGGTGCTTCTGAAAATGATGGCCCTGTCTCGGATATTTTTAGAAAG ACCTTGAAAGAATTTATTGGTGTTGCTGAGGCAGAGGTCACATCATTGACGAATTTATACTCAATTGTG GGAAGAAATGCAGATGCACTTGCATTGTACTTCAATGAAGATCCAGCTCGTTGCCCGTTTGAGCAAG TTACAGCAACTCTGCTTAACTTTGTGAAAATGTTCCGGCGAGCACATGAAGAAAATTGTAAACAGGCTGAACTGGAGAAGAAAAAGGCTGATAAGGAGGCCGAAATGGAAAAGGCAAAGGGAATTAGCCTTACAAAGAAGGGTGTAAATAGCTGA